In Planctomycetaceae bacterium, the sequence ATGCAGACGGCCAGAGCCGGTATCGGCCGGGGCGGTTGTTCCAGATGGCCGCGGATGCGGGCCAGGCGGTCGAGCATGGCCCGCATCCGCGGGTGAACGTCCGGGACGTAGACCTTGCTGACAAAGGCCACCGCGTCGAACTGCGAGATCCGCTCGATCAGGCGCCCGAGGTCATCGTCCTGGGCGCAGCGTCCATGCGTTTCGCACAGGCCCTGCCCGTCCACGCACTTGCGGCAGAGGCGCACCGAGTAGTCGGACAGGAATATCGTCTCGCCGCCGGCGCTCGATCCCGACAGCCCGTCGAGCAGGCCGTCTATCGCCGTGGCGATGCGTCCGTCCGGATGCCGCCCCTCGCCGATCAACAGTGCGTTTACGTTCATCGCCCGCTCCACCGGCTTCAACCGCCTCTCTACATGCTAGGGCTGACGAAATGAAAATGCGGCCTCGTCCGATCTCCCCCGGTGGCATGGTCCAGACGTCCATGCCACACTTCTTGGGTGTATAATGCGGCGATGGTTGTCTTGGGAATCCTGATGGGTTTGGGTTGCGCTCTGGCGCAATCGTTCGGGTACATCTTCTCGCGGCGCTTCGTGCTGCACCACCACGGTGGAC encodes:
- a CDS encoding NAD(P)H-dependent oxidoreductase produces the protein MNVNALLIGEGRHPDGRIATAIDGLLDGLSGSSAGGETIFLSDYSVRLCRKCVDGQGLCETHGRCAQDDDLGRLIERISQFDAVAFVSKVYVPDVHPRMRAMLDRLARIRGHLEQPPRPIPALAVCIGGSASSILDPFSQALSGCGFHVVEAIAIPTRDVLLQREAFRLAGRRLVQHCLAGRS